In a single window of the Cupriavidus basilensis genome:
- a CDS encoding SpoIIE family protein phosphatase, with protein MPDVPVDSHVARSRFRQPCAEDLCVTTPSVTTEQNNQEVLDVFGKHRDLASLPVTENDTPIGLINRAIFMSQMSKPYHRELYNRKSCIAFMDKEPLVVDAAMSIEALTFKAVEYGEKALADGFIIARDGRFLGIGHGLQLMRVVADMQAEKNRQIMHSIDYASTIQRSMLRPSREALARTLGDAGLVWEPRDVVGGDFYHFAAFEDGWFAALADCTGHGVPGAFLTLISSSILIQAIEQRGPRDPGALLMAVNRGIKQMLGQLDGDDETPGSNDGMDAAFFWFDNASRQLVFAGAKCALFVLHPGEEEGEMVDGERMGVGYVDTDLNFAWQNRLVQTLPDSVVFVTTDGLIDQIGGPKEIAFGKRRIREAIRASRHASAAQINEAVLDQYRAWQGHHRRRDDLTFFCFRVQ; from the coding sequence ATGCCTGACGTTCCGGTTGACTCACACGTGGCTCGTTCCCGCTTCCGGCAGCCCTGTGCCGAGGATCTCTGCGTCACCACGCCATCGGTGACCACGGAACAGAACAATCAGGAAGTCCTCGATGTGTTCGGCAAGCACCGGGACCTTGCCAGCTTGCCGGTGACCGAGAACGACACGCCGATCGGCCTGATCAATCGCGCGATCTTCATGTCGCAGATGAGCAAGCCCTATCACCGCGAGCTGTACAACCGCAAGAGCTGCATCGCCTTCATGGACAAGGAGCCGCTGGTGGTCGATGCCGCGATGAGCATCGAGGCCCTGACCTTCAAGGCGGTGGAGTACGGCGAGAAGGCACTTGCCGATGGCTTCATCATCGCGCGCGACGGCCGTTTCCTTGGCATCGGGCATGGCTTGCAGCTCATGCGCGTGGTGGCGGACATGCAGGCCGAGAAGAACCGCCAGATCATGCACAGCATCGACTACGCCAGCACCATCCAGCGCTCGATGCTGCGCCCCTCGCGCGAGGCGCTGGCCAGGACGCTCGGCGACGCGGGCCTGGTGTGGGAGCCGCGCGATGTGGTTGGCGGAGATTTCTATCACTTTGCCGCGTTCGAGGACGGCTGGTTTGCCGCGCTGGCCGATTGCACGGGCCACGGCGTACCGGGTGCGTTCCTGACCCTGATCTCCTCATCCATCCTGATCCAGGCCATCGAGCAGCGCGGCCCGCGCGACCCCGGCGCGCTCCTGATGGCGGTGAACCGCGGCATCAAGCAGATGCTCGGGCAGCTCGACGGCGATGATGAAACGCCTGGCTCGAATGACGGCATGGATGCGGCGTTCTTCTGGTTTGACAACGCCAGCCGCCAGCTCGTGTTCGCCGGCGCCAAGTGCGCCTTGTTCGTGCTCCATCCCGGCGAGGAGGAAGGCGAGATGGTGGACGGCGAGCGCATGGGCGTCGGCTACGTGGACACCGACCTGAACTTTGCCTGGCAGAACCGCCTTGTCCAGACCCTGCCGGACAGCGTGGTGTTTGTCACCACCGATGGCCTGATCGACCAGATCGGCGGCCCCAAGGAAATCGCCTTTGGCAAGCGCCGCATCCGCGAAGCGATCCGCGCAAGCCGGCATGCCTCGGCGGCGCAGATCAACGAAGCGGTGCTGGACCAGTATCGCGCGTGGCAAGGCCATCACCGCCGCCGCGACGACCTTACTTTTTTCTGCTTTCGCGTTCAATAG
- a CDS encoding SiaB family protein kinase, whose product MNCNSIDHEYGPFFEMARERNVIFYYVGYFSQNIIAAMSDAVRLQLTVSGVDGSTRRKLFSSFVEMAQNIVHYSSDALTPPTQDTNQLRHGSVCICMVDDRYRLMCSNPVAITRVGQLRAALEPLRTMTLDQIKQAYKETMRAEAPQGSKGAGLGFLTVARDASAPLEYSFQPIDADPVSTMFFLTATI is encoded by the coding sequence ATGAACTGCAATTCGATTGACCATGAATATGGGCCATTCTTTGAAATGGCCCGGGAACGCAACGTGATCTTCTACTACGTCGGCTACTTTTCCCAAAACATCATCGCGGCAATGTCCGATGCGGTCCGGCTGCAGCTGACGGTGAGCGGCGTCGATGGCTCGACCCGGCGCAAGCTGTTCTCCTCGTTCGTGGAGATGGCGCAGAACATCGTCCACTATTCGTCCGACGCGCTCACGCCGCCCACCCAGGACACCAACCAGCTGCGCCACGGCTCGGTGTGCATCTGCATGGTGGATGACCGCTACCGGCTGATGTGCTCCAACCCGGTGGCGATCACCCGCGTGGGGCAACTGCGCGCCGCGCTGGAGCCATTGCGCACCATGACGCTGGACCAGATCAAGCAGGCCTACAAGGAAACCATGCGCGCCGAAGCGCCACAAGGCAGCAAGGGCGCCGGCCTGGGATTCCTGACGGTAGCCCGCGACGCCAGCGCACCGCTGGAGTACAGCTTCCAGCCCATCGACGCGGACCCGGTATCGACGATGTTCTTCCTTACCGCAACCATCTGA
- a CDS encoding DUF1987 domain-containing protein, which yields MENLFIAATPTSPEVSFDFKQHTLSLKGESYPENAALFYGDVILRLRKYLAACEDTEVTVHVALTYFNSSSTKVLFSMFDAMNDAADKGNRVIVHWYHDVDDDTILEFGQDLHADFPAIDFLDHATTAS from the coding sequence ATGGAAAACCTGTTCATTGCCGCCACACCGACCTCGCCCGAGGTGAGCTTTGATTTCAAGCAGCACACGCTCTCCCTCAAAGGCGAGTCCTATCCGGAGAACGCCGCGTTGTTCTACGGTGACGTGATCCTGCGCCTGCGCAAATACCTGGCTGCCTGCGAGGACACCGAAGTCACCGTGCACGTGGCGCTGACGTACTTCAACAGCTCCAGCACCAAGGTGCTGTTCAGCATGTTCGACGCCATGAACGACGCAGCCGACAAGGGCAACCGGGTCATCGTGCACTGGTATCACGACGTGGACGACGACACCATCCTGGAATTCGGCCAGGACCTGCACGCCGACTTCCCCGCCATCGATTTCCTCGACCACGCCACCACGGCGAGCTGA
- a CDS encoding DKNYY domain-containing protein: MTASRQPTNHPSYFIEGDTVIWSHNDRPLWAKDGSPLPIAHPQAFRCIDGRWFTDGEHVIVQAQQGSAAVWYYFYRIENADIATFEVLNERYARDARQAYFITGKTIRTRSPQAFRPLVYQDWRWPENGPLEPVTCMHDYYAVDAESAYFNGKRVIGADGATVVGLPGNYIADAGHAYYFGQRIEADRASLVVAPSGDGPLRMTDKIGPIEDGQRMTALDHRQVEHWREFFTALPALQDYWWHRLQAPAAPATPATPATPAQEVEYGGHRLTGLDPATFAAREMPVGHGLMGVFCGDAHGIHWLHWYADGPCELTLLSSRPISSLETLGDGYLSDGVTVFYAPNHYQTPQALRKVDPAGFTVLQGSWARDASRAFHRGKAKKGVNPDALRIAGCYAWDDAQLFCDDKPLKVAVPHDTLQVPHPGFLLAGDQLFFGRRPVSAKRVHLPTLEFLDADFARDRKHAYIIGYVNLVAIDGADPASFRVLENGRAADAVREYDAAALKEASAPATD, encoded by the coding sequence ATGACCGCATCGCGCCAGCCAACCAACCATCCCTCGTACTTCATCGAGGGCGACACCGTGATCTGGTCGCACAACGACCGGCCGCTCTGGGCCAAGGACGGCAGCCCGCTGCCCATTGCCCATCCGCAGGCGTTCCGCTGCATCGACGGGCGCTGGTTCACCGACGGCGAGCACGTCATCGTGCAGGCCCAGCAAGGCAGCGCCGCGGTCTGGTACTACTTCTACCGGATCGAGAACGCCGACATCGCCACTTTCGAAGTCCTCAACGAGCGCTACGCCCGCGACGCCCGCCAGGCTTACTTCATTACCGGCAAGACCATCCGCACCCGCAGCCCGCAGGCCTTCCGGCCGCTGGTCTACCAGGACTGGCGCTGGCCCGAGAATGGCCCGCTGGAGCCGGTGACCTGCATGCATGACTACTACGCCGTGGACGCCGAGTCGGCCTACTTCAACGGCAAGCGTGTGATCGGCGCGGATGGCGCCACCGTGGTGGGCTTGCCGGGCAACTACATCGCCGATGCCGGGCATGCGTACTACTTCGGCCAGCGCATCGAAGCCGACCGCGCCAGCCTGGTGGTAGCGCCCAGTGGCGACGGCCCGCTGCGCATGACCGACAAGATCGGCCCCATCGAAGACGGCCAGCGCATGACCGCGCTCGACCACCGCCAGGTCGAGCACTGGCGGGAGTTCTTCACTGCCCTGCCCGCGCTGCAGGACTATTGGTGGCACCGCCTGCAGGCGCCCGCCGCGCCAGCCACGCCAGCCACGCCAGCCACGCCAGCGCAAGAAGTGGAATACGGCGGCCATCGCCTCACCGGGCTCGATCCGGCCACCTTTGCCGCGAGGGAAATGCCCGTTGGCCACGGCCTGATGGGCGTGTTCTGTGGCGATGCGCATGGCATCCACTGGCTGCACTGGTACGCTGACGGCCCGTGCGAGCTGACCTTGCTCTCCTCGCGGCCGATATCCAGCCTGGAAACGCTGGGGGATGGCTATCTCAGTGACGGCGTCACCGTGTTCTACGCGCCGAACCATTACCAAACGCCGCAAGCCCTGCGCAAGGTCGATCCCGCCGGGTTTACCGTGCTGCAGGGCTCGTGGGCCCGCGATGCCAGCCGTGCCTTCCATCGCGGCAAGGCCAAGAAAGGCGTGAACCCGGATGCCTTGCGCATCGCAGGCTGCTACGCATGGGACGACGCGCAATTGTTCTGCGACGACAAGCCGCTCAAGGTAGCCGTGCCGCACGATACGCTGCAGGTACCGCACCCTGGCTTCCTGCTGGCCGGAGACCAGTTGTTCTTCGGGCGCCGGCCGGTCTCGGCCAAGCGTGTGCACCTGCCCACACTGGAGTTCCTCGACGCGGACTTTGCGCGCGACCGCAAGCACGCCTATATCATCGGCTATGTGAACCTGGTAGCAATCGACGGCGCCGATCCGGCCAGCTTCCGCGTGCTGGAAAACGGCCGCGCTGCCGATGCTGTGCGCGAGTACGACGCGGCCGCACTGAAAGAAGCGAGCGCACCGGCAACCGACTAG
- a CDS encoding helix-turn-helix domain-containing protein: MTQAYSDTVSRILASHLQRHAQPAASASAAATPPLVVHQHFTVANEAVTLQLPAWRDYVGRILDVPVSRAQVAGGFRGEIDTYVLKDLTYLDSRTDPVSQIRTTARISTDSVRDYVFHVAMDGIAETVTDFSRQRKSAQFVPGILALDMNQPMHMHRPTRARVLAFFVPRATVEAAIPDAESIHGRVVTYTSPLTRLIFDHVTALCRSLPARSEADAESTIQGCAHLIVAAFGKQARLAGNARAAARAAMLERVQRYVQANLHHEDLSPESILQAFGLPRPTLYRMFEHEGGLGAYIRNCRLRAAADDLLRHAHIGIGEIAYGAGFNSASDFTRAFRRAYGVSPRDFRGLSGAGDGAREIPPDGPHAPYVT, encoded by the coding sequence ATGACCCAGGCTTATTCAGACACCGTCAGCCGGATCCTGGCTTCCCATCTGCAAAGGCATGCCCAGCCGGCTGCGTCCGCCAGCGCTGCCGCAACCCCGCCGCTAGTCGTGCACCAGCATTTCACCGTCGCGAACGAGGCGGTGACGCTGCAGTTGCCGGCCTGGCGCGACTATGTCGGCCGCATACTCGATGTCCCGGTGTCGCGCGCGCAGGTTGCCGGCGGCTTCCGGGGCGAAATCGATACCTATGTGCTCAAGGACCTGACCTACCTGGACAGCCGCACCGACCCGGTGAGCCAGATTCGCACCACCGCGCGCATCTCCACCGACAGCGTGCGCGACTACGTGTTCCATGTGGCCATGGACGGGATCGCCGAAACGGTGACGGACTTCTCCCGGCAGCGCAAATCCGCCCAGTTCGTGCCAGGCATCCTGGCGCTCGACATGAACCAGCCGATGCACATGCACCGCCCCACGCGCGCCCGGGTGCTGGCCTTCTTCGTGCCGCGCGCCACGGTGGAGGCGGCCATCCCCGATGCCGAGTCCATTCATGGCCGCGTGGTGACCTATACCTCGCCGCTGACGCGCCTGATCTTCGACCACGTGACGGCGCTCTGCCGCAGCCTCCCGGCACGGTCCGAGGCCGATGCGGAAAGCACCATCCAGGGCTGCGCGCACCTGATCGTTGCCGCATTCGGCAAGCAGGCGCGCCTTGCCGGCAACGCGCGCGCGGCGGCCCGCGCCGCCATGCTGGAGCGGGTGCAGCGCTACGTGCAGGCCAACTTACACCACGAGGACCTCTCGCCCGAGAGCATCCTGCAAGCGTTCGGGCTGCCGCGCCCAACCCTGTACCGGATGTTCGAGCACGAAGGCGGCCTTGGCGCGTATATCCGCAACTGCAGGTTGCGGGCGGCAGCCGACGATCTCCTGCGCCATGCGCACATCGGCATCGGCGAGATCGCCTATGGCGCCGGCTTCAACAGTGCCTCGGACTTTACCCGCGCATTCCGCAGGGCCTACGGCGTGTCCCCAAGGGATTTCCGGGGGCTTTCAGGCGCTGGCGACGGCGCCCGCGAGATACCCCCGGACGGGCCGCATGCGCCATATGTCACGTAA